CCGCTAGTTTGCCCAGGACAAATTCGTTATCCGCGCCCACCGGTTTCAGCGCCCACTTCATGCGAGGCGGGGTGTCCGACATCTTGTACGCCGGCCCCTGGTGCAGCAGGTCGCCGTAATAGGGATCGTCCAGCCAGCGCACCGCGCCGCGCTCTTGCCAGTGCGGGTTGGTGGCTACCTCTTTGGCGTTCCACACCGGTTGGTTGAGAATTTTGGCCTTGTCGAGAATGCCGGCAACGTCTTCCTTGGTCTTGTCTGCCGCCCACTTCTCCAGGAAGGGATAAATCTCCATCTGCGCTTCCGGCTTCAGGCGCTGGTCAGCCTTGGCGTACTTGGCGGCAAGGTTCCCGTCGCCTATCGTCTTGCACAGGCGCGCGAAATCCTCGTCGCTGCTGGCGCTCACCAGGATGTAGCCTTCCTCGTTCTCCTGCGGGTTGTCCGAGTTCGGGTACGAAGACTTGCCGCACTTGATGATGCCGTGCACGCACAGCTGCGTATCCCACGTCCCCCAGCGCTCCCGGGTGATTCCTTTTTTCCCGTACAAGGGCAGTGCGTACTCCAGCTGGCGGGTGACCCCGTGCACCTGCGAGTACTCCATGAACGTGCCTTCGCCGGAAACTTTGTCCCGGTAGTAGAGCGCTGCCAGGATCTGCACCGCGCCCATCATTCCGCCCCAGTAGTCAGCCAGCCAGATGGTGTGCTTGGAAGGCGAACCTCCCATGAACTCCGGCTTGCCGGTCATGCCGAAGTTGCCGCCCTGCGCCTGGCCCAGGATGTCGTACGATGCCCGCACGCGTCCCGGTCCCCAGCCGCCAAAGCCGCCCAGCCACTGGTAAATCAGCCGTGGATTGATGTCTTTCAACTGGCGGTAGCCGATGCCCCAGCGCTCGAAGGTGCCCGGTCGATAGTTCTCCACGAACACGTCCGACTTCGCCGCGAGTTTTTTCACCAGGTTCTGGCCTTCCGGACGGTGAAAGTCGATCGAGCAGAAATACTCGTTCGGGTTCGCCCCCAGGAATCCCAGGCCGGTGCCGCGCTCGGGGACATACTTCGAGAGCGGGTAGAGAAATGGTTCGTTGAACGGCGTGGTGTGTCGCATCGCCTCGCCGCGCCGCGGAGCCTCGATCTTAATGACCTCGGCTCCCAATTCTGCCAGGTACGAGGCGCAAGACGGACCCAGAATGTATTGCGTACAGGAAAGCACGCGGATGCCCTTCAGTGCTTCGGGCTTGGCGAACTCCCCCTTGGGGTCGAAGGTCTTGCGGCAAAACTCCTCGAAACTGACCTGCGGGGTGTTGGAAACTGCGGTATCGGTTGCCATGTTTTTCCTCCGCCTCAAAGGACGTTCGCCTGTTTGAGCCGCGTGAAATCGTCTGACGTGAAGCCAAGCAGCCGCCGGTAGGTGTCCTGATTGTCATAGCCGGTTGGCCGGCCCATCCACTTCAGGCGTCCCGGTGTCTTGGCCTGCTGGAACGGCGTGGTCCCGTACAGGATCTTGCCGTAGTGTGGCGACTCGGTCTCCGCTACGTGGCCGCGGTACTTGAAGTGTGGGTATTCCGCAACCTCGTTGACGTAGAGCACGCCGCCGGATGCCACCTGCTGCTTGGAGAGTTTCTTTTCCGCCTCGGTGCGGGAGTTGTCCTTCAGCCACTCGCCCAGCATGGTGTAGGTCTTGATCTGCTGGTTCATGGCCAGCCGGTCCGCTACTTCGCGCAGGTGCGGATCGGCCAGGATGTCCTCTTCCACCGTCGGGTGCTCGTCTCCTACCACCCGCCAGATGCGGTACCACAGGCGGTCATGTCCGCCCCCCACCATCATGTAGCCGTCCTTGCAGGGATTGACGGCGTAAATGTTGATGGCCAGGTCCCAATTGCCGAAGCGTGGCCGGATGCTGCCGTCCATCCCGTACCAAGCCCAGGAATAATCGAGAATGCGGATGATCGCTTCCGCCGACGTGGCTTCGATGAACTGCCCCTTGCCGGAAACCATTTCGCGGTAGTACAGCGCCGTCAGGATGCCCATGGCTGCGCTGGTCCCGCCCACGTGATCGGCCATCCACAGCGCCGAACGCATCGGAGTGCCGCCGAACTCCTTGGGATCGCCCGTGCCGTGCACAAACCCGCACGCCGCTTGCGCCACTGGATCCAGCATCCCGGGTTTGTCCTTGTGCGGACCCCACTGCCCCAGTTGCCCCACCCAGCAGTAGATCAGCCGCGGGTTGATTTCCTTCAGCTGCCGGTAGCCAATCCCCAATTCGTCGCGGTGTCCCGGCGGATCGTTCTCGATGATGACATCGGCGTGCGCCGCCAGTTTTTTGAACACCTCGCGTCCTTCCGGTGTTTCAAGGTTCAGGGTGACCGAATACTTGTTGCGCATCTCGTGCAGGAAATGCGCTCCCACCGGCTCGCCGGTTTCCTTGTCCTCGAACATGTAATCCTTGCGTCCGAAGGGAGTCAGCTTGCGCAACGGGTCGCCGCCGGGAGGCTCGATCTGGATCACCTCCGCCCCCAACTCCGACAACATCGAGGAGCACCAGTGCCCGATCATCATCCGCGTGGATGTGTCGAACACCCGGATGCGTGACAGTGCTTCCGGCTTCTCGAAGTTGTGGGATTGGCGACACATGGATTCAAGAAAAAGTGGATAATCTTTCGCCTGATCGCTCAAGCCGGCGTAAACCTCTTCCGGCGTGGGGATCGGCACGGCTGGCCAGGTTAGAACTTTGTCGTCGTTACTCATTCCCGTTTCTCCTGGGCGTCTTCGCATCTCGTTGCTCCGACGCGCTCTGCCTTCGATTGCTCTGGGGTCCCTTTTCCAAACATCAACTGCTTAGGACTGCGTTTCTTTTGCCGGTTGGCCCGATTTTGTGTAGCGGCGGAATTCATTCCGTCGGGTCGGCGGAATGAATTCCGCCGCTACACCTACACTTTCACCACGTCAATCGCACTGCAAACTGCAAGCGTCGCGTGCTGCCTGCGGCGTTGTACAAACCAAAACTCGGGCTGGACACCGTTCGCCAGTTATCGCTCTGCGCGGTCAAGAACGGCGTGTTGAACACGTTGTAGGCTTCCGCCCTCAGTTGCAACGTGAGTGGCGCCGACCCCCAGAATCCGCCTTCGGTCAGCGCAGTTTCTTTGAACAACGACCAGTCAAAATTCACCAGGCGATTCATGCGCACGCTGTTGCGTCCGCAGCTGCCGTCGTTGCCCAGCAACGGCTGCGAAAATCCATGCGTCGCGTCGCGATTGCCGAGCTGAAAGACGGCGTCGGATGCGCAGTTGGCGCGCGTGTTGTCGGCGCCGGTGGGAATCAGGTTGCCGTCCATATTCACGTCGGCAATCCCCAGGCGCGTTCCCGAGAGCAACGTCGCCGGAAGGCCGGTTTGCCACATGTTCACCGACTCGAAGCTCCACCCGTTCAACGCCGCTCGTGGCGCCCCATGCAGATTGCGGAAGAAGGGAATCTGCCAGATTCCGGTGACCAGCACGCGATGGGCAATATCGAAGTTCGACACCGCCCGCTCTGCCCGTGGATTGGTTGCCGATTGCGCAAAGCTGTTATCGTTCGCCTGGATGGTCGGGCTGAAATCGGAGGCATCGTCGATCGACTTCGACCACGTGTACGAAGCCTGGAACTGCAGCCCCCGCGAGAAGGTCTTTTTCCACTCCGCTTGCAGCGAGTGATAAATGGAGCTGCCGCCCGCCTGGTGCAGATTCACCTGGTCAAACCGCGGGTCGAGACGCCAGTTAAGTGGGCCATTCTCGTGCGCGGCCGCCGCCTGGAACTGGCTCAGCCGTGTCAACTCGTCGGCCGTGCTGGTCGCCGGCACGGGCAGATTTGTCACCAGCGGATTGATTGCCATCAGCCGCGTCAGCTGCGATCCCTTCGTGCCCACATACGCGATGGTTGCGATGGAATGGCCCGGCATTTGCCGCTCCATCCCCAGACTGAATTGCTGCACGTAAGGATTGGCCAGGTCCGGATCGCTCGTCGTCACGCTTCTGAAATTTGTCAGCGTTCCGAAGCCGCCGACCTGCGCTTGCGTCTGGGTTTGGATCAGCGCCGTGCCGTTCAGCAGGTTCTGGAAACTGTTCGCGTTCGCGATCTGGCACGTCGGCAAGTTTGCCGCCACGCACGACAGGCTGGGCGAATAATTGAACGGCGGCACCCAGCGCGATGCCGCCAGGGGCGTGAAGGTGAATGAGTCCCAATAAATTCCGTATCCGCCCCGCACCGCCAGCTTTCCGCCGCCCGGGTTCCACGCAAAACCCACGCGCGGCGCGATGTTGAACGTATTGCCATGAATCGCGTCACCGCCGGTGCGGAAGCTTCCCAGCGCCCCCGGCCCGGCCGCGCCGATTGTTCCCGTCTGCCGCGGGTCGAGGATGGAGGTGCTGCCGCCGGCATCGCTGAGCGCGCCCTGGATTTCCCACCGCAGCCCCGCGTTGATGGTCAGTGTTGGCTTCGCCTTCCAATCGTCCTGCACGAAAAAGCCGTACAGCCCAGTGCGGAATCCGCGCGCCGTGTTGCCGAACAATTGCGTCCACGTGCTCGGCTGCCCCGCCAGGAATTGGTTCAGCGACGCGAAGCTGAACACGCCTCGGCTGTTCGTCGCGTTCATCGAATTGTCCTGGATCTTTCGCAGGTCCGCGCCCGCCCGCAAGATGTGCCCGCCGTGCAGATCGCTCAGGACTTCATTGATTTGGAAAACGTTGAACACCCGGCTGGATGGCGCCGATTGTAGCGCGCCGAAGTTGACCAGTCCGCTGATCAGGAATCGCGGCGTGTCCAAACCGTTTTGCGGATTGCCCTGCGCCACCGCCCGCCCGTACGCCAGGCGCAGCTCATTCACCATCTTCGGCGTGGCGGCATAAGTTTCGGTGAGGCTGACGTTGCGCAGCTCAAAGTGATTGTCAACGTCGAAGCCCCGCAGCGTGTTCTGCGATGGGAAGCGCGCCACGAATGTCGCGATCCCTTGCAGATATCGCGCTGACAGCCGGTGTGCGTCGCTAATTTGGTGGTCCACTTTGGTGATGAACTGGTAGTTGTCCACCGGCGACGGCACCTGCACCGCCACCGTACCGACGTCCGGATTGCTGGTGGAACCGGTAGCCGCCGGCAGGAACTGGTTCATCAATCCGAGAATCGACGGATTGGTCGCCCGCGCTCGCGCCGCCGCGCTCGGCACGCTGGCCAGCGTCGTAAAACTTCCCCCACGCGTTTTCCGTCCTTCGTATCCCGCGAACAAGAACGTCCGGTCTTTGATCAGCGGGCCTCCAGCGGTCACGCCGTACGTGTTCTGTTTGAGCGGGGAAGGGCGGCCGGTCTGGTCGAAGTAGTCGCGCGCATTGAATGCGTCGTTTTGCAGGAAGTCGTACGCGCTGCCGTGCAGGAAATTGCTGCCGCTCTTCGTCACCATGATGACTTGCGCGTTCGACTTCACCCCGTATTCGGCGGAGAAGTTGCTCGTCAGGATTCTGATCTCCTGCAGCATGTCGGGCGTGATCGCCTGCATGCCGGGTGCGAACCCGCCAGCTTCCCAGTCGTTGGCATCGGTGTAGTCCAGTTGTACCGAGGTGGCGCGTGCCCGCCCGCCGTTGGCGGCGACCAGTCCCGACTGCACGCCCAGCACGATAATGAAAGATCCCCCACCTCCAAAGGTCGATCCCCCGCGCGGGTTGTTGGTCGGCGCGATGCCCGGCCCCAACTGCACCGTCGAGATCATGTTGCGCCCCAGGCTCGGCAGGCTCGACAACTCCAGCGCTGTCCGGGTCACGCTGCGCTGCCCGTCCGAAGAGTTCATCAGCTCCGGTGTTGATGTCACTTCCACTCGTGTCGCCGTCTGCCCGACCCGCAGCACCAGGTCTTGCCTCAATGTCTGGTTTGTCGAAACAACCAAGTCGACGCTCGGTCCGGTGAACGTTGGCGCCTCAGCCCGCAGCACGTAGCTTCCCGGCGGCAGGGCGAAAAAGGCGTAATACCCGTCGCGGCCTGTAATAAATGTGCGATTTGCGTTCGTGCCACGGCTGGCCAGCGTCACTCGGGCGCCATTCAACACCGCACCCGTGCTGTCCTTCACGGTTCCCTCGATCCGCCCCGCCGTGTATTGCGACCATGACGGCGGAGCAGCCGAAAGGCACGCCAATACGAGTGCGACCTGGAGGACCGATTTTCGTATTGGTCGTGACACGCGATACGCTCCTGGAATGGGCTAGCGCGTCCGACTGCGCTAGCCCTCTTGGTTCATGACCTTGACCCTGACCCTGACCCGATCAGCCTCGAGCGGGCGCTGCCGCGGCCCTGAATTCCTCTGTTTCGGGCGCCGCAGGACGCTTGGCCAGCAGTTCGCACACCAAGGCCACCGCCGCCAGTACGGCGGCCGTGTAAAACGCGGCCTGGTAGTTCTTGTACTTATCGAAGAGCACGCCACCGATGCGCGGTCCGATAATTCCGGCCACGCCCCAGGCGGTGAACAGCATCCCGTAGTTGATCCCTGCGTTCTTCGTGCCCCAGAAATCGGAAGTGGCCGAACCGTTTACCGAGAGCTGCGTCCCGTAGCACCAGTACACGGCGAACACCACAAGGTACAGCAAGCTGACGTTGCCACCGACCAGGTACAGGACCGGCATGGCGATCACCGACAGCCCGATCATCAGCCGCAGTACATTCAATCGCCCGATCCCGTCCGACATCCAGCCCGACAGAATGCGCCCGCTGGCGTTGCCCGCTGCTCCCACCACCAGTCCCATCGTGGCCAGTGCCGCGCTTGAGATCCCGGCGCTCTTGGCGAACGGAACCAGTTGGCTGATCACCATCAGTCCGGCGGAACAGCCCAGTGCGTACGCGACCCACATGAAATAGAAAGCGGGGGTTCTCAGCACTTCGGCAGGCGTGAACTCATAGGACGTGGCAGCCGCTTTCGCGGTCGCCGGCGCGGGTGTCCAGCCCGGTGGACGATAACCCGCTGGCGGGTTCTTCATCAGCATCGCCCCGAACACCGTCATCACCAGGAAAATTACGCCCAGGATTTGAAACGTGGTCGCCACCCCGTAGGCCGGGATCAGCTTCAGGTTGGCCAGAGGGCCGAAGATCGCCGAACCGCCGCCGTAGCCCGCCACGGCAAGACCAACCGCCAGGCCACGTTTGTCGGGAAACCACTTCGCCATCACCGGTATCGGGCAGGCGTAGCCGAAGCCGTTGCCCAATCCGCCGATCACTCCGAAACAGATATACAGGTAATTGAGTGACTGGGTATAAGCGCACAGGAAAAAGCCCAGGCTGACCAGGATTCCGCCGGCAAGCGCAATCTTCATCGGCCCGATCTTGTCTTGTAAGCGGCCCGCCACCACAAAGGTGATCGCAAACACCACTACCGCGATGGTGAACACGTTAGAGGTCTGCGCACGCTTCCAACCGAATTGTTTTTCCAGCGGAGCTACGAACACGCTCCACGCGTAGAGGGATCCCAGGGCCAGGTTCATCGAGAGCCCACCCACCACGCGCCACCACCGGCTGACCGATACTTGCTGCTGTGCTACCGCGGTTGCCATAGCTGTTCTCCTTCGTAAATTGCTGCGGTCATGAGCCCGTTACTGACCCTTCGATCCGGGTGCACGCGTCAGGCCTGCTCAAACGCCCTGGACGTTCTATCGAACGTTCATTCGGTTCCGCCCCCCTGCATTCACGCTCGCTGCTACTCCTCCATCACAGCCTGTTTTGCGTTAGTTCATCGATCGGGGCGAATGCGCAGTGCGTTTAAGAATTCCGCGTCCTTGCCGGTCAGAACCAGGAGATTTGCGTCCCCGCATTCTTGGTGCATGCCTGGCTTGATGCCGATCACCAGCAATGCTTCCGACCTCGCATCGCAGATGACGGTATCGTCGGGGTTGCACCGTGAGAGCGTCGCAACTAGCTCCCGAACCGTCATTCCGTGACCTCCGGAGATGGACGATCTATGTCCCGCACGTTGTGCTTGACCGCATGCGGACTGTTCAGGCCCGTCTGTCCCACCGGATTTTTATCGGACCGGGTCCGGTCCAGCACTCCCGGAAAGCGGGTGCAGAGTCGATTACATCCGTCTTCTGCTCTGAGTGCTCTGGGCCACGAGACTACCTGCCCTTCATGCCCGCGGCGTTTTGCAGAGTCGATTGCGTGCCGCCGTGGCCGTGAGTTGCAGCTCGAATGGATTGCAATACTCGTTGAAGATGTAGCAAGCGTCAGTGATGTACGTCACCGCTCTGAGTGACATGTGGACGCGTCCATCAGGAGTGGTCGGGTGCGGATACTGGCGGTGAAGTAGTTGCTATTCCGTGGACGGGGTTTCCGTGCTGCTGGACTCGCCTCGCGCGCATTGAGCGGGAATTTCTTCGGCGGAGCGCTCCGTCATTGAGTACAGGCACAGCGCCACAACGATACCGGCGACCGGCAACCAGATGGCCAGCAGAATGGTCCAGGCGTCCAAAGGCGCTCACCCCAGTGCGACCATGGGACCACAGCCAGCGGTCGAAAGCAAACAGTTTGTGGGTTTCTGGCCTTCATCTTTGCCACGCCGGCGGCGGCATCCCCTTTCGTGCTAACCGCGCCGGCGTATCCAATCGTATGTCTCCTCGGCACGGATATTGAGGGTCATCTGCCGGCGAGACGTCGCAGAGCTTCCGGGTTCTGGATATTCAGCATCGATCCCTGGAGTACGGCCACGCCCGCGCTGCGAAACTTGCTCAGGATCCGCCAGACGGTCTCGCGCGAGACTCCAATGGCTCGCCCTAGCTCCTCGTGCGTGAATCCAACGTGAACTCCCGTCCCGTTGCTCTGGCTCTGCCAGGTAAACGCCAAATCCAGCATGAATCCTGCCAATTTCTCACTGGCCGAGCGCTTCTGCCCCATCGTGCGCAGGAAATCGTAACTTTCCCGGCACTGTCGGCTCAGGATGTGCGCTGCCCTCCAGCACGCGGCGGGATCGGATCGCAGCAGCGACAAGAAATCTTCGGATTTCACAAACGCGACCTGGGACGGCTGCACCGTTTCTGCCGTGAATTCGTGTGCCGTTCCCGAGACGCAAGCGTGTAGGCCGAGCACCTCTCCGGGGCCCGCGATCTTTAGGATCAGGACGCGTCCGTCGGGTCCAGTCGTCCACACCTTCACATTGCCGATGCAAATCAGGTATACCCCGTTCGCTTTTTGGTGGGTTACGTACAGGGTGCTGCCCTTGGGGAGCAGGTTGGGAAATCTAACTTTCTCTAAAGCAGGCAGAGAGGCGTGTGGCAGGTAACAGAAAAATTCTTTGCCCGGCAACTTGCAGCCGAGGCAACTCTCGACGAACTCCAGACCGTAGGGAGATGACATAAATGCCTCCCCGGCACGGTCGGAAGCGCCGGTCGCTCGTCTTCGATCTCGAAGACACACAACCTAGCACAACATCACACCCGCTACAAGGCTCATCTGGAAGGTTGCTGGTTGGAGTTGTCAATCGCTAGTCAGAAGCTGCCTGGTATTTTGACTCTGCCATTCTCGTCACCGGCTTCCTGGCTTGTGACGTCGTGATCACCACTACGCTCACCAGGACACACAGCGTGCCCATGATTGTTCGCAGTCCCAACTCCTCCCCGCCCAGGAAATAGCCCAACACCACCGCGACCACTGGGTTCACATAAGCGTAGGTACCGACCCTGGTCGGCGATTCATGATGGATTAGCCACACGTATGCGGTGAACGCAACAATGGAACCGGCCACGATCAGGTACAGTAGCGACAACCACGCTCCACGGGAGACCGCGGCCGGCCGAAATCGGCGAATTTCCCCCAGAGCAGCTGCTGTCACTGCCAGCATCACTCCGCCGGTAAGCATCTGCACTCCCGAACTCATGACTTTCGATGACGGCAGCGGTAGTTTGCGGGCCAGCGCGGATGCCACCGACCATCCGATCGACGCCACGATTAAGGCCACCGCCCCGGTGCCGTCGATGGGCGCGCCGCCCAGCATCAGCGAGCGGCTCATCAGCACCGCCACGCCCGCAATACCGATCAACAGCGCCAGCGCCAATCCAACCGTGAGCTTCTGGGTTCGCAGAATGCTGATTTCCGAAAGCGCCATGAACACCGGAATGGTCGCCATCATGACCGCGGTAACCCCCGACGGCACGCGTTGCTCGGCCCAAAACACCAGCCCGTAGTCCACCACGAAAATCAGCACGGCGAGAATTGACACGGACAACCACTGCCGCCCGCTCGGTGACCGCTCTCCTTTTGCCAGCATCCAGCCACAAAGAACCAGGCCCGCGACCACGAACCGCATCGCCGCCAGCAGAAACGGGGGAACCTCGTGCACTCCAATCCGAATTGCCAGAAAGGTGGATCCCCAAACCAGATAAATAATTGCGAACGCCAGCAGCACCTTCCATCTCGGACGAGCGGTTGCTTCCATGCCCCGGAGCTCCTCACCTCGAATGGCCAGTGTTTTCCCTGGACCGTGCTTTCGTGCTTTCGTCTTACCCTTCCGGAAGAGTGATCGACTTGGGGGCCTGCTCCCGCGTGCGCGTTATGTGGGGGGTGATGATCACCAGCAGTTCGGTGTCGGTCTTCTGTTTATTGTGCGCGGAAGTAAGTGTGCCAAGCACAGGCAGGCGGGCAATTCCCGGCAGTCCGGTCAGCGAAGTCTGCTCGGAAACGTCAATCATGCCCGCGACCACGCCCGACTCGCCGTCCCGGATCGTAATCGATCCCGTGTACATGCGATTGGTGATTACCGGCACGCCGTTGAAGGACTGCCCGCCCAGCGCCCTGATTTCGACGTTCAGCGCCATCTGCACTTCGCCGTCGGCGTGGATCTGCGGTGTTGCCTTGACACTCAGCCCCAGGTCCTCATAGTTGAAGGACGGAAAAGGCGCGATGAAACTTTGATTTTGAATGACCTGCGCAATGGAAGGCGTGTTGAAGATGGGAGCAAAGGTTGCATTCAGGATCGGGTAACGGTCGCCGATCCGGAGCATGGCGGCATTTCCGCTGGACGCGCGGAGGGTCAATTTCTGGATCGTCGTGACCAGCGACTCATTGTGCGAGAAGCTGATCGACGTCGGCGGGAAGGGAACTGCGGTGAGGGTTTGCCCGCCCCCAAATGTCGCGAAGGGCTGTTGCAGCAGCGGATTTTGCGACTGCGATTGCAGTTGCGCCAGCAGCGCCGAGATCGCGGTCGTGTTCGCCTGGTTGATGCCGCCGGAGGAAATCAGTTGGTTGATCAGGTTCTGCACGTTGGGTTGCGACAATGCCGCCAGCGCTTGCGACGAGACATTGAATGTCTGCCACTGCAACGGCATGCTCAGCCCGAAGCTGCGCATCATGGTCCGGCTGATTTGGAACACCTGGAAATCCAACATCACTTGCGGGCGGGAGCTGTCCAGCGATTCCAGCAGCATGGTGGCGGCGTCGAGGACCGTGTGCGAGGCCCGCACCACCATCGTCGAAGTCCCGGTCTGCAAGGTGACAAAGCGGACATTGAAGATGGTGCGGAGCAAGTTGACGAGGTCGCTCAGCTCCTGCTGCGAAGTGACATCGGGAATGTAAAACGAGCGCAGCGCCATACGCTCGAACTGCAGCCGGTTCTGGGGACTATCGGCGACCACCAGGAATTCGCGTGCGGAAAGCGGCGTCCAGAATGTCTTGGTCATCACGCCGGCCAGCCGCATGGCAGTTGCGAAATCCACGTTCTGAAGATCGAAGCGCACCTGGCGCGGCGTCACCGACTCGTCGAAACGCGGCGTCACTCCGAAGGTGGTGGCGATCGCGTCGTACAGCGCGCGTGTGTCGCCGCGGAAATGGAAGGTGCCGCGCAAGTCAGTGGCGGGCTGCAAGCGCAGTTCGCCAGGATCGTCCACCACGTGGATTCCGGGCACCCGCGGCGCTGCCGGCAACGGAGTGGCGTCCTGCATCCGTTGCAACGCGAAGGTGTTGCTGGGATCGAGATGAAGCGCTTCGCGGAACTCGCCAGCTGCCGCCGTCTCCTTCTGTTGCAGCAGCAGCGCGTTGCCGCGCTGAATGTGGTCGTAAACGATTTTCTGGCGGAGGACTTCTCGCGCGGTGGCATATTCGAGGTCGCGCGGAACCAGGTTCGCCGCGGAATCGATGGCCTCGAATGCCTGGTCTGCTTTGCCCCTCTTTTGCAGTTTCAAGCCGCGAGCAAAATCGCGTTGCGCCTGTTTCAGTTCGCGCTTCGAAACCTCACACGCAGCGGGGGTCCGCTTCTGCGCGCATTCTTGCAGCAGTGCCAGGCCGGGCGTCTTGGTGTTTGGGCCCGGCGCAACCGTCTGCGCCCAGACCGCGGCGCAAATCAATGTGACAATCCCGGCAAGAGCACGCATTACTGCGATTGTAACCGTTGCCGGTGCCGGCGCAAGCGAGGTCCGGGTAAAAACCTTGGTGCCGCTACTTAATCCCGCATCCGGCGAAGCCAGCCACTAATGGAAGTCAACATCCACCCAGTAATTCCTGCCGTTCGCCGGCGTGTTCGGGAAAGTGCCGACCGGGCCCCACCCGTAGACGCCATTGCCGCTGCCGGCGACAGCCGACAAGGGCGGATTGGTGACCGGCACGTTGAAGTAGCCGTCGTCGTAGCTGTACGCGCCGCCGGTATGGTAGGAGACGATGTAGATCGTGTTGGCTGTGATCGCAACCGCAGTGGAGAATTGCACTTCCTGCCAACCGCTCGCGCTTTCATTGGTGAAAGTTGCTTGCGCCAGCAGTTGCCCGCTGCTCGTCCATAGGCTGCCGACGTGGCTGCTGGTATTGTTCGATGCTTTATAGAACTTTACTCCGGTGATCTGGCCGTTACGATCCGCGGTGAACATCATTCCCAATTCCACGGGCCAGTAAGCACTGGCATAAGGGACGGCGGGCACCGCTGTGCTGCTGAACAAGCTGTAGGAGTTTTGCGGTGGCGGCGGAGGCGGAGGTGGAGCGCTGGTGACTGTCAAGGTGGTCGAGCCGGTGATGTTGCCGCTCGCAGCCGCGATAAGCGACGTTCCGGCCGAAACAGCGGTCGCCATTCCAGCGCTGGTGATGGTGGCGACCGCGGGCGTGCCGGACGACCAAGTCACTTGTTGTGTAAGGTCTTGCGTGCTGGAGTCGGAATAATGTCCTGTAGCCGTGAACTGCTGATTACCGGAAACGGACAGGGTGGGATTCAGCGGCGCAACGCTGATCGAGACAAGCGAGGCGGTAGCAGTACTGGTGGTGAATACAAGATCCA
The window above is part of the Terriglobales bacterium genome. Proteins encoded here:
- a CDS encoding CoA transferase, which produces MATDTAVSNTPQVSFEEFCRKTFDPKGEFAKPEALKGIRVLSCTQYILGPSCASYLAELGAEVIKIEAPRRGEAMRHTTPFNEPFLYPLSKYVPERGTGLGFLGANPNEYFCSIDFHRPEGQNLVKKLAAKSDVFVENYRPGTFERWGIGYRQLKDINPRLIYQWLGGFGGWGPGRVRASYDILGQAQGGNFGMTGKPEFMGGSPSKHTIWLADYWGGMMGAVQILAALYYRDKVSGEGTFMEYSQVHGVTRQLEYALPLYGKKGITRERWGTWDTQLCVHGIIKCGKSSYPNSDNPQENEEGYILVSASSDEDFARLCKTIGDGNLAAKYAKADQRLKPEAQMEIYPFLEKWAADKTKEDVAGILDKAKILNQPVWNAKEVATNPHWQERGAVRWLDDPYYGDLLHQGPAYKMSDTPPRMKWALKPVGADNEFVLGKLAGLSPEDIKRLEDQECI
- a CDS encoding CoA transferase yields the protein MSNDDKVLTWPAVPIPTPEEVYAGLSDQAKDYPLFLESMCRQSHNFEKPEALSRIRVFDTSTRMMIGHWCSSMLSELGAEVIQIEPPGGDPLRKLTPFGRKDYMFEDKETGEPVGAHFLHEMRNKYSVTLNLETPEGREVFKKLAAHADVIIENDPPGHRDELGIGYRQLKEINPRLIYCWVGQLGQWGPHKDKPGMLDPVAQAACGFVHGTGDPKEFGGTPMRSALWMADHVGGTSAAMGILTALYYREMVSGKGQFIEATSAEAIIRILDYSWAWYGMDGSIRPRFGNWDLAINIYAVNPCKDGYMMVGGGHDRLWYRIWRVVGDEHPTVEEDILADPHLREVADRLAMNQQIKTYTMLGEWLKDNSRTEAEKKLSKQQVASGGVLYVNEVAEYPHFKYRGHVAETESPHYGKILYGTTPFQQAKTPGRLKWMGRPTGYDNQDTYRRLLGFTSDDFTRLKQANVL
- a CDS encoding carboxypeptidase regulatory-like domain-containing protein → MSRPIRKSVLQVALVLACLSAAPPSWSQYTAGRIEGTVKDSTGAVLNGARVTLASRGTNANRTFITGRDGYYAFFALPPGSYVLRAEAPTFTGPSVDLVVSTNQTLRQDLVLRVGQTATRVEVTSTPELMNSSDGQRSVTRTALELSSLPSLGRNMISTVQLGPGIAPTNNPRGGSTFGGGGSFIIVLGVQSGLVAANGGRARATSVQLDYTDANDWEAGGFAPGMQAITPDMLQEIRILTSNFSAEYGVKSNAQVIMVTKSGSNFLHGSAYDFLQNDAFNARDYFDQTGRPSPLKQNTYGVTAGGPLIKDRTFLFAGYEGRKTRGGSFTTLASVPSAAARARATNPSILGLMNQFLPAATGSTSNPDVGTVAVQVPSPVDNYQFITKVDHQISDAHRLSARYLQGIATFVARFPSQNTLRGFDVDNHFELRNVSLTETYAATPKMVNELRLAYGRAVAQGNPQNGLDTPRFLISGLVNFGALQSAPSSRVFNVFQINEVLSDLHGGHILRAGADLRKIQDNSMNATNSRGVFSFASLNQFLAGQPSTWTQLFGNTARGFRTGLYGFFVQDDWKAKPTLTINAGLRWEIQGALSDAGGSTSILDPRQTGTIGAAGPGALGSFRTGGDAIHGNTFNIAPRVGFAWNPGGGKLAVRGGYGIYWDSFTFTPLAASRWVPPFNYSPSLSCVAANLPTCQIANANSFQNLLNGTALIQTQTQAQVGGFGTLTNFRSVTTSDPDLANPYVQQFSLGMERQMPGHSIATIAYVGTKGSQLTRLMAINPLVTNLPVPATSTADELTRLSQFQAAAAHENGPLNWRLDPRFDQVNLHQAGGSSIYHSLQAEWKKTFSRGLQFQASYTWSKSIDDASDFSPTIQANDNSFAQSATNPRAERAVSNFDIAHRVLVTGIWQIPFFRNLHGAPRAALNGWSFESVNMWQTGLPATLLSGTRLGIADVNMDGNLIPTGADNTRANCASDAVFQLGNRDATHGFSQPLLGNDGSCGRNSVRMNRLVNFDWSLFKETALTEGGFWGSAPLTLQLRAEAYNVFNTPFLTAQSDNWRTVSSPSFGLYNAAGSTRRLQFAVRLTW
- a CDS encoding OFA family MFS transporter, producing MATAVAQQQVSVSRWWRVVGGLSMNLALGSLYAWSVFVAPLEKQFGWKRAQTSNVFTIAVVVFAITFVVAGRLQDKIGPMKIALAGGILVSLGFFLCAYTQSLNYLYICFGVIGGLGNGFGYACPIPVMAKWFPDKRGLAVGLAVAGYGGGSAIFGPLANLKLIPAYGVATTFQILGVIFLVMTVFGAMLMKNPPAGYRPPGWTPAPATAKAAATSYEFTPAEVLRTPAFYFMWVAYALGCSAGLMVISQLVPFAKSAGISSAALATMGLVVGAAGNASGRILSGWMSDGIGRLNVLRLMIGLSVIAMPVLYLVGGNVSLLYLVVFAVYWCYGTQLSVNGSATSDFWGTKNAGINYGMLFTAWGVAGIIGPRIGGVLFDKYKNYQAAFYTAAVLAAVALVCELLAKRPAAPETEEFRAAAAPARG